Proteins encoded together in one Acholeplasma hippikon window:
- a CDS encoding biotin--[acetyl-CoA-carboxylase] ligase has product MKIKLVEFAKLTSTNDYLKENYESLPSFTLVRTDFQTSGRGQFDRKWVSSKGKNLLFSLLLKDVPFDQITHIKEWVKSSLFASFGKLGLDAYFKEPNDFYTNEKKLCGILIETKNNEERFEYIIIGVGVNVNQILFRDFKATSILKETKKQVDVRKVLSIIVNNLLENYFG; this is encoded by the coding sequence ATGAAAATCAAATTAGTAGAATTTGCTAAATTAACTTCCACGAACGACTATTTAAAAGAAAACTATGAATCCTTACCGAGTTTTACCTTAGTGAGAACAGATTTTCAAACGAGTGGTCGTGGTCAGTTTGATCGTAAATGGGTATCAAGTAAAGGAAAGAATTTGTTGTTTTCTTTACTCTTAAAAGATGTTCCTTTTGATCAAATTACGCATATTAAAGAATGGGTAAAAAGTTCTTTATTTGCCTCATTTGGCAAGTTAGGATTAGATGCTTATTTTAAAGAACCTAATGACTTTTATACTAATGAAAAGAAATTATGTGGTATTTTAATTGAGACAAAAAACAACGAAGAACGATTTGAATACATTATAATTGGGGTAGGGGTTAACGTTAATCAAATACTTTTTAGAGACTTTAAAGCAACCTCAATCTTAAAGGAGACCAAAAAACAAGTAGATGTTCGAAAAGTATTAAGCATTATCGTGAATAACTTACTCGAAAACTACTTTGGATAA
- a CDS encoding biotin transporter BioY, which yields MKIRRIVLLAMFTALMAVMSLIQIPVYPIVFTLQTFMVILIALIFKPLDTFLIVFTYLVIGLIGIPVFSSGGGFQAFVSPTGGFLIGLLVSSLLISIFKSKTKVMLYDLIVIIIFGFVVLYMIGLPVLMMTIGMKFTDALIAFIPYYLWDFLKIIVAYAVYRALPEDLLKKIETSN from the coding sequence ATGAAAATTAGAAGAATCGTTTTATTAGCGATGTTTACAGCATTAATGGCTGTCATGAGTTTAATTCAAATACCGGTTTATCCAATTGTGTTTACTTTACAAACGTTTATGGTAATTTTAATTGCCTTAATTTTTAAACCATTAGATACATTTTTAATTGTGTTTACCTATTTGGTGATTGGCTTAATAGGCATTCCAGTCTTTTCATCAGGCGGTGGATTTCAAGCATTTGTTAGTCCTACTGGAGGGTTTTTAATTGGCTTATTAGTTTCATCACTTTTAATTTCAATTTTTAAATCAAAAACTAAAGTAATGCTTTATGATTTAATTGTGATTATTATCTTTGGATTTGTTGTCTTATATATGATAGGACTTCCGGTTTTAATGATGACAATAGGTATGAAGTTTACAGATGCATTAATTGCTTTTATTCCATATTACTTATGGGATTTCTTAAAAATCATTGTTGCTTACGCGGTTTATCGTGCATTACCCGAGGATTTACTTAAAAAGATTGAAACTTCAAATTAG
- a CDS encoding NAD(P)/FAD-dependent oxidoreductase — protein sequence MLEVLIIGAGPTGLYAAFLAGLRKLNAAVIESAGEAGGQLTAVYKDKFIYDIPGFPKITALDYIKEQVKQLDRFKDEIPFYYDNEALEINRKEDHFEVITNKQTLLTKNILIAHGGGGFVPQKLKLDKEYDNVLYFVKDLTIFKDKKVAVLGGGDSALDWAVSIADNGGNVTLVHRRNEFRALPSTVEEFKEKGTILTPQLVEGVIGEEKIAKKLVLKNAETKELSELDVDYIVVNYGFVLSKSKLAEWNIEGDKGLINVDSRMQTSQPGIYAAGNGVNYMGKVKLISVGQGEAAIAIQAIANNLYPERNNSEHSSSLIKE from the coding sequence ATGTTAGAAGTATTAATCATCGGAGCTGGGCCAACAGGACTTTATGCAGCTTTTTTAGCTGGACTAAGAAAATTAAATGCTGCAGTGATTGAATCTGCTGGTGAAGCTGGGGGACAACTAACTGCTGTATATAAAGATAAATTTATTTATGATATTCCAGGTTTCCCAAAAATTACAGCTTTAGACTATATTAAAGAACAAGTTAAACAATTAGATAGATTTAAAGATGAAATTCCTTTCTATTATGATAATGAAGCTTTAGAAATCAATAGAAAAGAAGATCATTTTGAAGTTATTACCAATAAACAAACGTTATTAACTAAAAATATCTTAATTGCACATGGTGGTGGCGGATTCGTTCCACAAAAATTAAAATTAGATAAAGAATATGACAATGTTTTATACTTTGTTAAGGATTTAACAATCTTTAAAGATAAAAAAGTTGCTGTATTAGGTGGTGGGGACAGTGCTTTAGACTGGGCTGTATCTATTGCTGATAATGGTGGAAATGTAACCCTTGTTCACCGTCGTAATGAATTTAGAGCTTTACCATCAACGGTAGAAGAGTTTAAAGAAAAAGGTACAATTTTAACACCACAATTAGTTGAAGGTGTTATTGGTGAAGAAAAAATCGCTAAAAAATTAGTGTTAAAAAATGCTGAAACTAAAGAGTTAAGTGAATTAGATGTAGATTATATCGTTGTTAACTATGGATTTGTCTTATCTAAGTCTAAATTAGCTGAGTGGAATATTGAAGGCGATAAAGGCTTAATCAATGTTGATTCTAGAATGCAAACTTCTCAACCAGGTATTTATGCTGCAGGTAATGGTGTAAACTACATGGGTAAGGTGAAATTAATTTCTGTTGGACAAGGTGAAGCGGCAATCGCAATTCAAGCAATCGCTAATAACTTATACCCAGAAAGAAATAACTCAGAACACTCAAGTTCATTAATTAAAGAATAA
- the purB gene encoding adenylosuccinate lyase: protein MIARYQRDIFKNIWSDQNKFDTYLKVELASSKAFHELGLIPKEDLEKLMKASFKLSDVERLEQETKHDIVAFTRAVSLSLGEEKKWFHYGLTSTDVVDTAYGVLFKEANEIIEQGLLTFMETLKSLALKYKNTPIMGRTHGMHADITSFGLKFALYYDEMNRNLERFKLARKQIEIGKISGAVGNFANIPPEIQHFVCKDLGIYEANISTQTLQRDRHAFYLQVLALIASTIEKIGVEVRHLSRTEVLEVQEGFSKTQKGSSAMPHKRNPIASENMAGIARVVRGYSLTAMENIALWHERDISHSSAERIIMPDATSLIDYMLTRYNKVLNELQVNDEKMLKNINLNHKVIYAQRVLHLLINKGLSREAAYDKVQSLSFYALSIESDFDIVLKQDKEIMRLVNLEEIDNCFTLDYYFKQVNTIYQNVGIYS, encoded by the coding sequence GTGATTGCAAGATATCAACGAGACATTTTTAAAAACATTTGGAGTGACCAAAATAAGTTTGATACATATTTGAAAGTTGAATTAGCAAGTTCAAAAGCTTTTCATGAATTGGGTTTAATTCCTAAAGAAGATTTAGAAAAGTTAATGAAAGCTTCGTTTAAACTATCAGATGTAGAACGCTTAGAACAAGAAACAAAACATGACATCGTCGCATTTACAAGAGCAGTTTCTTTATCACTGGGTGAAGAAAAGAAATGGTTCCATTATGGATTGACTTCAACAGATGTGGTTGATACTGCATACGGTGTTTTATTTAAAGAAGCTAATGAAATTATTGAACAAGGTTTATTAACTTTCATGGAAACATTAAAATCATTAGCATTAAAATATAAAAATACTCCAATCATGGGACGCACACATGGCATGCATGCAGACATCACATCGTTTGGCTTAAAATTTGCCCTATATTACGATGAAATGAATCGAAACCTAGAACGATTCAAGTTAGCGAGAAAACAAATTGAAATTGGCAAGATTTCAGGCGCAGTTGGAAATTTTGCGAACATTCCACCAGAAATCCAACATTTTGTATGTAAAGATTTAGGTATTTATGAAGCAAACATTTCAACTCAAACATTACAACGTGATCGTCATGCTTTTTATTTACAAGTGCTTGCGTTAATTGCTAGCACAATTGAAAAAATTGGTGTTGAAGTAAGACACTTATCAAGAACTGAAGTCTTAGAAGTTCAAGAAGGGTTTTCCAAAACACAAAAAGGTTCTTCGGCAATGCCACACAAACGTAATCCAATTGCCTCAGAAAATATGGCAGGGATTGCAAGAGTTGTAAGAGGTTATAGCTTAACTGCAATGGAAAATATTGCCTTATGGCATGAACGTGATATTTCACATTCATCAGCCGAGCGTATTATTATGCCAGATGCAACTTCATTAATCGACTATATGTTAACAAGATACAACAAAGTATTAAATGAATTACAAGTTAATGATGAGAAGATGCTTAAGAATATTAACTTAAATCATAAAGTTATTTATGCGCAACGCGTTTTACATCTTTTAATTAATAAAGGTTTATCACGTGAAGCGGCATATGATAAAGTACAAAGTTTAAGTTTTTATGCTTTAAGTATAGAAAGTGATTTTGATATCGTATTAAAACAAGATAAAGAAATAATGCGTTTGGTTAATCTAGAAGAAATTGATAACTGCTTTACACTTGATTATTATTTCAAGCAGGTTAATACGATCTATCAAAACGTTGGTATATATTCATAA
- a CDS encoding ABC transporter ATP-binding protein: MAALIELKDVTKEYNGQVVLRGIDLEIKSNEFVTFLGPSGCGKTTTLRIIGGFIEPTGGEVLFDGVDILQLPAYKRPTNTVFQRYALFPHLNVFENVAFGLRVKDRNEAKKEEIKALRKELKEKLKTNKNKVTLIKEYTDKIQAIRKSFVSKRDFEEVIKEKVSKYLKMVNLEGYEDRSVLKLSGGQQQRVAIARALINEPKVLLLDEPLAALDLKLRQEMQYELKEIQRNAGITFIFVTHDQEEALTMSDKIVVMNKGEIQQVGTPIDIYNEPINKFVATFIGESNIIPGIMKQDFLVHFDGKDFECVDKGFDVNQEVDIVIRPEDLDIVERGTGKISGVVDSVVFKGVHFEIDVKTEERIYTVHTTDFKPEGMEVDLDWWPEDIHVMEVW; the protein is encoded by the coding sequence ATGGCTGCATTAATTGAGTTAAAAGACGTTACAAAAGAATATAATGGTCAAGTAGTATTAAGAGGAATCGACTTAGAAATTAAGAGTAATGAGTTCGTTACCTTTCTAGGACCATCTGGTTGTGGTAAGACAACAACCCTAAGAATTATTGGTGGTTTTATTGAACCAACCGGCGGAGAAGTGTTATTTGATGGCGTAGATATTCTACAATTACCAGCATATAAACGTCCAACCAACACAGTCTTCCAACGTTATGCTTTATTCCCACATTTAAACGTGTTTGAAAACGTTGCTTTTGGTTTACGTGTAAAAGATAGAAACGAAGCTAAAAAAGAAGAAATCAAAGCATTAAGAAAAGAATTAAAAGAAAAATTAAAAACTAACAAGAACAAAGTTACATTAATTAAAGAATATACAGATAAGATTCAAGCCATTAGAAAATCATTTGTTTCTAAACGTGACTTTGAAGAAGTCATTAAAGAAAAAGTATCTAAATATTTAAAAATGGTTAACCTTGAAGGATATGAAGATAGAAGTGTCTTAAAACTTTCAGGTGGACAACAACAACGTGTTGCAATTGCACGTGCCTTAATTAATGAACCTAAAGTGTTACTACTGGATGAACCACTTGCAGCGCTTGACTTAAAATTACGTCAAGAAATGCAATATGAATTAAAAGAAATTCAAAGAAATGCTGGAATTACATTCATCTTTGTTACACATGATCAAGAAGAAGCATTAACAATGTCAGATAAGATTGTTGTTATGAATAAAGGTGAAATTCAACAAGTTGGTACACCAATTGATATTTACAATGAACCAATCAATAAGTTTGTTGCAACCTTTATTGGTGAATCAAATATTATTCCAGGTATTATGAAACAAGACTTCTTGGTTCATTTTGATGGAAAAGATTTTGAATGTGTTGATAAAGGATTTGACGTTAATCAAGAAGTTGATATCGTTATTCGTCCTGAAGATTTAGATATTGTTGAACGAGGAACTGGAAAAATTTCTGGTGTTGTCGATTCAGTTGTATTTAAGGGTGTTCATTTTGAAATTGATGTAAAAACTGAAGAAAGAATCTATACAGTTCATACAACAGACTTCAAACCTGAAGGTATGGAAGTGGACTTAGATTGGTGGCCAGAAGACATCCACGTGATGGAGGTTTGGTAA
- a CDS encoding ABC transporter permease, with protein sequence MDNTLKTQNVKKKKISFNSFLGIPYYLVLAILVILPLFIMLLYAFTSNNSSIFNIQFTLNNFIKFFSTRDYVGIMFESIWLAIRSTFICLLICYPLAYFISKLPKRTQTILVLLFTSTMWINSLILMHSLKNVFLIAASFVVGGNAEYSQLTIFLGHDYSIIIGTIFLYMPYMFLPIYTQMTKIDKNLLEGAADLGANKFQTLVRVVFPLTLSSVISSCLVVLLPATTTLVVSEIMGNGQRPLIGNLIERQTGSRFGEMAAYSIILAVAMLIIVAILKSMDRYEEVLSNE encoded by the coding sequence ATGGACAACACTTTAAAAACACAAAATGTGAAAAAGAAAAAAATTTCTTTTAACTCATTTTTAGGTATTCCATATTACTTAGTATTAGCGATACTTGTTATCTTACCTTTATTTATTATGTTACTTTATGCATTTACAAGTAACAATTCATCAATCTTTAATATTCAATTTACATTAAACAACTTTATTAAATTTTTTAGTACCAGAGATTATGTTGGTATTATGTTTGAATCAATTTGGTTAGCAATCCGTTCAACATTCATATGTTTACTTATTTGTTACCCATTAGCTTACTTTATTTCCAAATTACCAAAAAGAACACAAACAATCTTGGTGTTATTATTCACTTCAACGATGTGGATTAACTCATTAATTTTGATGCATTCACTTAAAAACGTATTTTTAATCGCAGCATCGTTTGTGGTTGGTGGAAATGCAGAATATAGTCAGTTAACTATTTTCTTAGGACATGATTATTCAATTATTATTGGGACAATCTTCCTATATATGCCTTACATGTTCTTACCAATTTATACACAAATGACCAAAATTGATAAAAATTTATTAGAAGGAGCGGCTGACTTAGGAGCAAATAAGTTCCAAACATTAGTTAGAGTTGTCTTCCCATTAACCTTATCAAGTGTCATTTCAAGTTGTTTAGTTGTCTTATTACCAGCAACAACCACACTGGTTGTATCAGAAATCATGGGGAATGGACAACGCCCATTAATTGGTAACTTAATTGAAAGACAAACTGGTTCACGTTTTGGTGAAATGGCAGCATACTCAATTATTCTTGCGGTTGCCATGCTTATTATTGTTGCAATTCTTAAGTCAATGGATAGATATGAGGAGGTGCTTTCTAATGAATAA
- a CDS encoding ABC transporter permease, which translates to MNKKVPIWQYVFIGLILAFVYVPLIVMVVFSFNQLQSQTVFQGFTFKWYREIFVNRELSKALRNTVIVSFTAMVVSTILATLAAIAVSKQKKVFREIVLNANNIPILSPDILTAVAFLLFLIAINVEPNLGTMVLAHVTICTPYAFVTIYPKVRSLDPNIIEASADLGANPLKTLTKVIIPQLRGSIIAGAAIAFTMSFDDFIVSQLSSGGVQNISMYLYGLKKGIEPSVNALSTIIIAVIGIKIVYDLIKSRREKTGEED; encoded by the coding sequence ATGAATAAAAAAGTACCTATCTGGCAATATGTATTTATTGGATTAATCTTAGCATTCGTTTATGTGCCATTAATTGTGATGGTTGTATTCTCGTTCAATCAGTTACAAAGCCAAACTGTTTTTCAAGGTTTCACATTCAAATGGTATCGTGAAATCTTTGTGAATAGAGAATTATCAAAAGCATTAAGAAATACAGTAATTGTTTCATTTACAGCAATGGTCGTTTCAACTATTCTTGCAACACTTGCAGCAATTGCGGTAAGTAAACAAAAGAAGGTCTTTAGAGAAATTGTCTTAAATGCGAATAACATTCCTATTTTAAGCCCAGACATCTTAACGGCCGTGGCGTTCTTACTATTCTTAATTGCGATTAATGTAGAACCAAATTTAGGAACGATGGTACTTGCACACGTGACAATCTGTACACCTTATGCATTTGTAACTATTTATCCGAAAGTTAGATCATTAGATCCTAATATCATTGAAGCTTCAGCTGATTTAGGAGCTAACCCATTAAAGACACTAACGAAAGTTATCATCCCACAACTACGAGGTTCAATTATTGCTGGGGCTGCGATAGCGTTCACCATGTCATTTGATGATTTCATTGTTTCACAATTATCATCAGGTGGCGTTCAAAACATTTCTATGTACCTATATGGTCTAAAGAAAGGTATTGAGCCAAGTGTCAATGCGTTATCAACGATTATCATTGCGGTTATTGGCATTAAAATTGTTTATGATTTAATAAAATCAAGAAGAGAGAAGACAGGAGAAGAAGATTAA
- a CDS encoding extracellular solute-binding protein produces MKKILVAMLLVLSTLVLTACGGNKLVIYLPNEYIADGIVEAFEKETGIKVDIRTFDSNEIALTQARINKYDLIIPSDYAIEEFAAEGLIQELDWSKIEFDQALFSTSLKNILEQMDEEGFDFLKYSMPYYWGTFGFLYKNEKFTKEEVETAGWSMFQNQSITKMIYDSPRDAFMTALYSLNPVVKMADATEQDVVRAKDWLIAAKGANTVLKSDEILDEASGGSMPYDIAMVYSGDAVYLLQETEGYSFAIPENTNVFIDGFVIPSNARNVDWAYEFINFMSTYDVMLENTSWIGYSPVRQDVLEALLADEEFTYDERIEYAFDIDVTAFNYEFYRFNNDLKKWIDDNYDLFTFAK; encoded by the coding sequence ATGAAAAAAATATTAGTAGCAATGTTATTAGTTTTATCTACACTTGTTTTAACAGCATGTGGAGGAAATAAATTAGTTATCTACTTACCAAACGAGTATATCGCTGATGGGATTGTAGAAGCATTTGAAAAGGAAACTGGTATCAAAGTTGATATTAGAACTTTCGATTCAAATGAAATTGCTTTAACACAAGCAAGAATCAATAAATACGATTTAATCATCCCTTCAGATTATGCAATTGAAGAATTTGCAGCAGAAGGTTTAATTCAAGAATTAGATTGGTCAAAAATTGAATTTGATCAAGCGTTATTCTCAACAAGTTTAAAAAATATTTTAGAACAAATGGATGAAGAAGGATTTGACTTCTTAAAGTATTCAATGCCTTACTATTGGGGAACATTTGGATTCTTATATAAGAATGAAAAATTCACTAAAGAAGAAGTTGAAACAGCTGGTTGGAGCATGTTCCAAAATCAATCAATTACTAAGATGATTTATGATTCTCCAAGAGATGCATTCATGACTGCATTATATTCATTAAATCCAGTAGTTAAAATGGCAGATGCAACAGAACAAGATGTTGTAAGAGCTAAAGACTGGTTAATTGCTGCAAAAGGCGCTAATACTGTATTAAAATCAGATGAAATCTTAGATGAAGCATCTGGTGGAAGCATGCCTTATGATATCGCAATGGTTTATTCAGGAGATGCTGTTTACTTATTACAAGAAACTGAAGGGTATTCATTTGCGATTCCAGAAAACACAAACGTATTTATTGATGGATTTGTGATTCCATCAAATGCTAGAAATGTTGATTGGGCTTACGAGTTTATCAACTTCATGTCAACATACGATGTGATGTTAGAAAACACTTCTTGGATTGGTTATTCACCAGTTAGACAAGATGTATTAGAAGCATTATTAGCAGATGAAGAATTCACATATGATGAAAGAATCGAGTATGCATTTGATATTGATGTTACTGCATTTAATTATGAATTCTATCGCTTTAATAACGACTTAAAGAAATGGATCGATGATAACTACGATCTATTCACATTTGCTAAATAA
- a CDS encoding transcription antitermination factor NusB codes for MTNALLEKYTKLMELLYQFEILQSFQFVDFEKADSELKTKMTEILNNISIIDDLISSNLTNYTIDRLNRVDLSIIRMSVFELMKKELPAEVVINLAVELSKIYTDLDDEKQHKFTNKLLDTIYKNL; via the coding sequence ATGACAAATGCACTATTAGAAAAATATACAAAATTAATGGAACTTTTATATCAGTTTGAAATTTTACAATCATTCCAATTCGTAGATTTTGAAAAAGCTGATAGCGAGTTAAAAACAAAGATGACTGAAATTTTAAATAATATTTCAATAATCGATGATTTAATCTCATCAAATCTAACAAATTATACAATCGATCGATTAAATCGTGTTGACTTATCAATTATTAGAATGTCAGTATTTGAATTAATGAAAAAGGAACTACCAGCTGAGGTTGTAATTAACTTAGCAGTTGAATTATCTAAAATTTATACAGATTTAGATGATGAAAAACAACATAAGTTTACCAATAAGCTATTAGATACAATTTATAAAAATCTATAA
- the xseA gene encoding exodeoxyribonuclease VII large subunit has translation MQQQYLTVTALTTYLKVKLENDPHLKKILLKGEISNFKRHSSGHLYFSLKDEKAQISAMMFSTYTKNLSFEPKDGDKVLVEGYISLYEARGTYSLSIYSLTLDGIGELYMKYEKLKKDFEALGYFDQVHKKPIPKYPKAIGVITSPTGAVIQDIKTTVERRYLLTKIILYPALVQGEGSKEDLVKKIKRANLDNEVDVIILGRGGGSIEDLWSFNEPEVVMAIFESKIPIITAIGHETDTTLSDYVGDLRAPTPTAAAELTTPNVTDLLNEIKEKRRLLNYYMNEELKNLRQKLLHLDERLSISSPKSKIEQLTDKANQLTTNLHRNFSHKLNELTYIVTILSKRLLNPSEKLLNFKDRLNHLSIQMDQLYKNQIMKKTYELQRQTEKLKSVNPLAIMERGFGLVTKENKVLTSVKDIRVDDFIDIELKDGKVSTKVINKEVKS, from the coding sequence ATGCAACAACAATACTTAACTGTTACTGCACTAACTACATATTTAAAAGTTAAATTAGAAAATGATCCCCATTTAAAGAAGATTCTTCTTAAAGGGGAAATTTCTAATTTTAAGCGTCATTCTTCAGGGCATTTATATTTTTCATTAAAAGATGAGAAAGCTCAGATATCTGCAATGATGTTTTCGACTTACACAAAAAATTTATCCTTTGAACCAAAAGATGGAGATAAAGTTTTGGTTGAAGGATATATTTCGTTATACGAGGCAAGAGGGACTTATTCTTTAAGTATTTATTCACTTACCCTTGATGGTATTGGTGAGTTATACATGAAGTATGAAAAACTTAAGAAAGACTTTGAAGCACTAGGTTATTTTGATCAAGTACATAAAAAGCCAATTCCTAAGTACCCTAAAGCAATTGGGGTCATTACATCACCTACAGGAGCAGTCATTCAAGATATTAAAACAACTGTTGAACGTCGTTACTTACTAACAAAAATTATTTTATACCCAGCACTTGTTCAAGGTGAAGGTTCAAAAGAAGATTTAGTTAAGAAAATTAAACGTGCCAACTTAGATAATGAGGTTGATGTGATTATCCTTGGTCGTGGTGGTGGTTCCATTGAAGATTTATGGAGTTTTAATGAACCAGAAGTTGTAATGGCAATTTTCGAATCAAAAATTCCAATTATTACTGCTATTGGGCATGAAACGGATACGACATTATCTGATTATGTTGGTGACCTAAGAGCACCAACGCCAACAGCTGCTGCGGAATTAACAACACCAAATGTTACAGATTTATTAAATGAAATAAAAGAAAAAAGAAGACTTTTAAACTACTATATGAATGAGGAGTTAAAAAACTTACGCCAAAAACTCCTACATCTAGATGAACGTCTTTCAATTTCAAGTCCAAAATCAAAAATTGAGCAATTAACTGATAAAGCTAATCAGTTAACTACAAACTTACACAGAAACTTTAGTCATAAATTAAACGAACTAACCTACATAGTAACAATTCTTTCCAAGCGTTTATTAAATCCTAGTGAGAAACTACTTAATTTTAAAGATAGGTTAAATCATTTAAGTATTCAGATGGACCAACTTTATAAAAATCAAATTATGAAAAAAACATATGAACTGCAAAGACAAACTGAAAAGTTAAAATCAGTTAATCCTTTAGCAATTATGGAACGTGGTTTCGGTTTAGTAACAAAAGAAAATAAAGTGTTAACGAGTGTTAAAGATATTAGGGTTGATGATTTCATTGACATTGAGTTAAAAGATGGAAAAGTAAGTACGAAAGTAATAAATAAAGAGGTAAAATCATGA
- the xseB gene encoding exodeoxyribonuclease VII small subunit, producing MSEKLNFEEVMKKLESVVKTLESKDISLEESVNKYKEGLELSKSLYEMIKDAEKLIVEVKE from the coding sequence ATGAGCGAAAAATTAAACTTTGAAGAAGTAATGAAAAAACTAGAAAGTGTTGTTAAAACATTAGAAAGTAAAGATATCTCATTAGAAGAATCTGTAAACAAATATAAAGAAGGTTTAGAATTATCTAAATCACTTTATGAAATGATTAAAGATGCTGAAAAATTAATTGTAGAAGTTAAAGAATGA